In Halomarina salina, one DNA window encodes the following:
- a CDS encoding glycoside hydrolase family 15 protein — translation MEYRSIESYGVVGNRETCALVGPDGSVDWLPFPRLSSSSVFARLLDIDVGGCFCLRPIGDFESNHDYIPDTPVLETTFRGNDGTLRLTDFMPPRAVVRSDTLTKRSLVRRVTCTESEETLSIEFHPRFDYARGETTIESVSESRTTNGHLSEGGIVGYRVTGGDQTLTLWTDADLDVSDGDATGTVTLTEGESRWFVLTEGDGPRPTREDCRRTLDATIAHWREWVGTLAGIEGANRDLLVRSALTMRLLSNAETGAIAAAPTTSLPEDVGGVRNWDYRFHWVRDSSIVARSLARLGATAAARANLNWWLSYLREHGPANEEVLFHPLYDLDALDEETAVESRPDAETVEDVDRTVELELDHLSGYRDSQPVRIGNAAREQKQIDIYGELLLSASELVEAGVTLTEEEWTGLKRVVEHVCAVWHQPDYGIWEVRSNPEQFVHSKVMCWAAVDRGITIAEGRGEPVPDHWFDARTDIHETVCEEGFREDQNAFVRSFEADQALDAACLRIPLVGFLPADDPRVQGTIDAVFDRLLVDDGLVQRYEGPDGLSGEDHAFVLCTFWLVDAMLKAGRREAAVEVLEDILGRASSLDLFAEEIDPMNGEHRGNYPLGFAHAGLVDSVLGLARDASEPVDADEPVATTRYD, via the coding sequence ATGGAGTACCGCTCGATAGAGTCGTATGGCGTCGTCGGGAACCGCGAGACGTGCGCGCTCGTGGGTCCTGACGGTAGCGTCGACTGGTTACCGTTCCCCCGCCTCTCCTCGTCGAGCGTGTTCGCCCGGCTGCTCGATATCGACGTGGGCGGGTGTTTCTGCCTGCGTCCCATCGGAGACTTCGAGTCGAATCACGACTACATCCCCGATACGCCCGTCCTCGAGACGACGTTCCGAGGGAACGACGGGACGTTGCGCCTCACCGACTTCATGCCCCCGCGCGCAGTCGTCCGGTCGGACACCCTCACCAAACGGTCGCTCGTCCGCCGCGTCACCTGCACCGAGTCCGAGGAGACGCTGAGCATCGAGTTCCACCCGCGGTTCGACTACGCCCGCGGCGAGACGACCATCGAGAGCGTCTCGGAGTCGCGGACGACGAACGGCCACCTGTCGGAAGGCGGCATCGTCGGCTACCGCGTGACAGGCGGCGACCAGACGCTCACGCTGTGGACCGACGCCGACCTGGACGTCAGCGACGGCGACGCGACGGGGACCGTCACGCTGACCGAGGGCGAGTCGCGCTGGTTCGTCCTCACCGAGGGCGACGGCCCGCGACCGACGCGCGAGGACTGCCGCCGGACGCTCGACGCGACGATCGCCCACTGGCGCGAGTGGGTCGGGACGCTCGCGGGCATCGAGGGCGCGAACCGAGACCTTCTGGTCCGGTCGGCGCTGACGATGCGCCTGCTCTCGAACGCCGAGACGGGAGCCATCGCGGCCGCCCCGACCACATCGCTCCCCGAGGACGTCGGCGGCGTCAGGAACTGGGACTACCGGTTCCACTGGGTGCGCGACTCGTCGATAGTGGCGCGCTCGCTGGCCCGCCTGGGAGCGACGGCGGCGGCACGGGCGAACCTCAACTGGTGGCTGAGCTACCTCCGCGAACACGGGCCGGCGAACGAGGAGGTGCTGTTCCACCCGCTGTACGACCTCGACGCCCTCGACGAGGAGACGGCCGTCGAGTCGCGACCCGACGCCGAGACCGTCGAGGACGTCGACCGGACGGTCGAACTGGAACTCGACCACCTCTCGGGCTACCGCGACTCGCAGCCGGTCCGCATCGGCAACGCCGCCCGCGAGCAGAAGCAGATCGACATCTACGGCGAACTGCTGTTGAGCGCGAGCGAACTCGTCGAGGCGGGCGTGACGCTCACCGAAGAGGAGTGGACGGGCCTCAAGCGCGTCGTCGAGCACGTCTGCGCCGTCTGGCACCAGCCCGACTACGGCATCTGGGAGGTCAGGAGCAACCCGGAGCAGTTCGTCCACTCGAAGGTGATGTGCTGGGCGGCCGTCGACCGCGGCATCACCATCGCCGAAGGGCGCGGCGAACCGGTTCCCGACCACTGGTTCGACGCCCGGACCGACATCCACGAGACGGTCTGCGAGGAGGGGTTCCGCGAGGACCAGAACGCGTTCGTCCGGTCGTTCGAGGCCGACCAGGCGCTCGACGCCGCCTGCCTGCGCATTCCCCTCGTCGGGTTCCTCCCGGCGGACGACCCGCGCGTGCAGGGCACCATCGACGCGGTGTTCGACCGACTGCTGGTCGACGACGGCCTCGTCCAGCGGTACGAGGGGCCGGACGGCCTGTCGGGGGAGGACCACGCGTTCGTCCTCTGCACGTTCTGGCTGGTCGACGCGATGCTGAAGGCCGGGCGCCGCGAGGCCGCCGTCGAGGTGCTGGAGGACATCCTCGGCCGCGCCTCCTCGCTCGACCTGTTCGCGGAGGAGATCGACCCGATGAACGGCGAACACCGGGGGAACTACCCGCTCGGGTTCGCCCACGCCGGTCTCGTCGACAGCGTCCTCGGTCTCGCCCGGGACGCCTCGGAACCGGTCGACGCGGACGAACCGGTCGCCACGACGCGCTACGACTGA
- a CDS encoding phosphoribosylanthranilate isomerase has product MTRTKLCGITSASDRAAAVAAGADALGFVVDVPVDTPRELAPGTAADLVADVPPFVTTVLVTMPEAPGAAADLVETVGTDVVQVHGLDPAAVSDLAATTDARVVAATDLDGDHAGYAAAADAVLVDSVDDDGAGGTGETHDWTRTRDLVRTLDDEYGTPVVLAGGLTPENVAEAVETVGPFAVDVASGIEAAPGEKDAEAMAAFVRAARGDET; this is encoded by the coding sequence ATGACGCGCACCAAACTCTGTGGTATCACGTCGGCGAGCGACCGCGCGGCGGCCGTCGCCGCGGGTGCGGACGCCCTCGGCTTCGTCGTCGACGTGCCCGTCGACACGCCGCGGGAACTCGCGCCCGGCACGGCCGCGGACCTCGTCGCGGACGTACCGCCGTTCGTCACCACCGTCCTCGTGACGATGCCCGAGGCACCTGGAGCCGCCGCCGACCTCGTCGAGACGGTCGGGACCGACGTGGTCCAGGTCCACGGCCTCGACCCGGCCGCCGTCTCGGACCTCGCGGCGACCACCGACGCCCGCGTCGTCGCCGCGACGGACCTCGACGGGGACCACGCGGGGTACGCTGCGGCGGCCGACGCCGTCCTCGTCGACTCGGTGGACGACGACGGTGCAGGCGGCACCGGCGAGACGCACGACTGGACTCGCACGCGCGACCTCGTCAGAACGCTCGACGACGAGTACGGCACGCCCGTCGTCCTGGCTGGCGGGCTGACGCCCGAGAACGTCGCCGAGGCCGTCGAGACGGTCGGACCGTTCGCCGTCGACGTCGCCAGCGGCATCGAGGCCGCGCCGGGCGAGAAGGACGCCGAGGCGATGGCGGCGTTCGTCCGCGCCGCACGAGGTGACGAGACGTGA
- a CDS encoding HalOD1 output domain-containing protein gives MREGEPWSLATVRAVGEATGRDPLHLPEALYDVMDPDALDGLFVAAGTPVNGSGCVSFEFCGCAVTVYSDRTVVVARLHPE, from the coding sequence ATGAGAGAGGGGGAGCCCTGGAGCCTCGCCACCGTCCGTGCGGTCGGTGAAGCGACCGGCCGTGACCCGTTGCACCTCCCCGAAGCGCTGTACGACGTGATGGACCCGGACGCCCTCGATGGGCTGTTCGTGGCGGCAGGGACGCCGGTGAACGGGAGTGGCTGTGTCTCCTTCGAGTTCTGTGGTTGTGCCGTGACCGTCTACAGCGACCGAACGGTGGTCGTCGCACGACTCCACCCCGAGTAG
- a CDS encoding ATP-dependent DNA helicase has protein sequence MSQSSSDHLRFFPYGSPYDHQREAMDTIAGALDDGRDVLFEGACGTGKTLAALAPALEHARRTDKTIVITTNVHQQTRQFIEEARAITRQEPIRTVVFRGKSSMCHIDVGYEECQALRDTTKEVVEVEQERAELGATSEDLLDEARDGAESGGTGGAAADEAAASRQAVMDEMNALEAELEELRDQSICEYYRQNLVGDTDGFYEWLFDDVRTPDEIYDHAHEEGFCGYELLKEGMEGVDLVVCNYHHLLDPMIREQFFRWLGRDPEDVVCVFDEAHNVEDAARDHATRALAEPTLDSALGELEETADPRVPPAENVVSAFREALRRTYEDALAYGERDEVDEDWYDLSITNDRGRDDLTLAFLDAYTGQGIHEDLDVALELGKDLDRQYHEAYKEGETRTRKECRVLQAATFVDDWLRDSDEEGQYPVVSVRRPGRFDAGGEGDGDAEESSAGSQNAERSGDGQRAAVGGDAGEDSVTTDGGTATDAEDAIYGRAELYTCIPRRVTEPLFDELHASVLMSATLRPFDVLGDVLGLSGASVGETDDGDGGSDDGDPTPKAEADGTEESDTDGPVEMAYGAVFPEKRRRTYAVDIPALFASKREERETQTQVASALADAVRFTPGNTLAFFPSYREAERYHDLLGSHPDVSANRYLDRPGERAEELRQRFTADDDGVLFTSLWGTLAEGVSFDDDDARTVVVVGVPYPHLDDRMDAVQDAYENAFAGKDVGWQYAVEVPTVRKTRQALGRVVRSPEDFGVRILLDERYTKRARREMKKYSVKEAFPAEERVEQIDIEPEKLKFAMLNFYSDMEAWDGSPPRP, from the coding sequence GTGAGTCAGTCGTCGTCGGACCACCTTCGCTTCTTCCCGTACGGGAGCCCGTACGACCACCAGCGGGAGGCGATGGACACCATCGCCGGCGCGCTGGACGACGGCCGTGACGTGCTGTTCGAGGGGGCCTGCGGCACGGGCAAGACGCTGGCGGCGCTCGCGCCGGCGCTGGAACACGCTCGCCGGACCGACAAGACGATCGTCATCACGACGAACGTCCACCAGCAGACCCGCCAGTTCATCGAGGAGGCCCGCGCCATCACGCGACAGGAACCCATCAGAACGGTCGTCTTCCGCGGGAAGTCCTCGATGTGCCACATCGACGTGGGCTACGAGGAGTGCCAGGCGCTCCGGGACACGACGAAGGAGGTCGTCGAGGTCGAACAGGAGCGGGCGGAACTCGGCGCGACGAGCGAGGACCTGCTCGACGAGGCCCGCGACGGTGCCGAGTCGGGGGGCACTGGCGGCGCGGCGGCCGACGAGGCGGCCGCGAGCAGACAGGCCGTGATGGACGAGATGAACGCGCTGGAGGCGGAACTGGAGGAGCTACGCGACCAGTCCATCTGCGAGTACTACCGGCAGAACCTCGTCGGCGACACCGACGGGTTCTACGAGTGGCTGTTCGACGACGTGCGGACGCCCGACGAGATATACGACCACGCCCACGAGGAGGGGTTCTGTGGCTACGAGTTGCTGAAGGAGGGGATGGAGGGGGTGGACCTCGTCGTCTGTAACTACCACCACCTGCTCGACCCGATGATCCGCGAGCAGTTCTTCCGGTGGCTGGGCCGCGACCCCGAGGACGTGGTGTGCGTGTTCGACGAGGCGCACAACGTCGAGGACGCCGCCCGCGACCACGCGACGCGCGCGCTGGCCGAACCGACGCTCGACAGCGCGCTCGGGGAGCTGGAGGAGACGGCCGACCCGCGCGTGCCGCCCGCCGAGAACGTCGTGAGCGCGTTCCGCGAGGCGCTCCGGCGCACCTACGAGGACGCGCTGGCCTACGGCGAACGCGACGAGGTCGACGAGGACTGGTACGACCTCTCCATCACGAACGACCGCGGGCGCGACGACCTGACGCTCGCGTTCCTCGACGCCTACACGGGCCAGGGCATCCACGAGGACCTCGACGTGGCGCTGGAACTCGGGAAGGACCTCGACCGCCAGTACCACGAGGCGTACAAGGAGGGCGAGACGCGGACCCGCAAGGAGTGTCGCGTGCTGCAGGCGGCGACGTTCGTCGACGACTGGCTCCGAGACTCGGACGAGGAGGGCCAGTACCCCGTCGTCTCCGTTCGCAGGCCGGGTCGGTTCGACGCCGGAGGCGAGGGCGACGGCGATGCCGAGGAATCCTCGGCAGGCAGCCAGAACGCAGAGCGTTCTGGCGACGGCCAGCGGGCGGCGGTCGGTGGTGACGCGGGCGAGGACAGCGTGACCACCGACGGCGGCACGGCCACGGACGCCGAGGACGCCATCTACGGCCGCGCCGAACTGTACACCTGCATCCCGCGGCGCGTCACCGAGCCGCTGTTCGACGAACTCCACGCGAGCGTCCTGATGAGCGCGACGCTCAGGCCGTTCGACGTCCTCGGCGACGTCCTCGGCCTGTCGGGCGCGTCGGTGGGTGAGACGGACGACGGGGACGGCGGGAGCGACGACGGGGACCCGACCCCGAAGGCGGAGGCGGACGGGACGGAGGAGAGCGACACCGACGGTCCCGTCGAGATGGCCTACGGTGCGGTGTTCCCCGAGAAGCGCCGCCGGACGTACGCCGTCGACATCCCGGCGCTGTTCGCCTCGAAGCGCGAGGAGCGCGAGACGCAGACGCAGGTCGCCTCGGCGCTCGCCGACGCCGTGCGGTTCACGCCGGGGAACACTCTCGCGTTCTTCCCCAGCTACCGGGAGGCCGAGCGCTACCACGACCTGCTGGGGTCGCACCCGGACGTGAGTGCGAACCGGTACCTCGACCGGCCGGGCGAACGCGCCGAGGAGTTGCGCCAGCGGTTCACCGCGGACGACGACGGCGTGTTGTTCACCTCGCTGTGGGGCACCCTCGCCGAGGGCGTCAGTTTCGACGACGACGACGCCCGGACCGTGGTGGTCGTCGGCGTCCCGTACCCGCACCTCGACGACCGGATGGACGCGGTGCAGGACGCCTACGAGAACGCCTTCGCCGGTAAGGACGTCGGCTGGCAGTACGCCGTCGAGGTGCCGACTGTGCGCAAGACCCGACAGGCGCTCGGCCGGGTCGTGCGTTCGCCGGAGGATTTCGGCGTCCGCATCCTGCTCGACGAGCGCTACACGAAGCGCGCCCGCCGCGAGATGAAGAAGTACAGCGTCAAGGAGGCGTTCCCGGCCGAGGAGCGCGTCGAGCAGATAGATATCGAACCCGAGAAGCTGAAGTTCGCGATGCTCAACTTCTACTCCGACATGGAGGCGTGGGACGGGTCGCCGCCGCGACCATGA
- the trpE gene encoding anthranilate synthase component I — protein sequence MTDPSADAEGGADAADATAALDCSRERFRELAGDGEAVVHATATLDVAVEPLTAYAALRAARDGDYGFLLESAEKVASSDPNGAFTPSEGLAPESEEATRHARYSYVCVDPAAVATVGPASGVEVFDDRYADLGLDAGVADATDGDADSLDELRAVLPDVPTRGFPESDRQRLTGGLVGFLTYEAVYDLHLSEVGVDRPDTDTPDAQFVLADRVLAFDHATDSLQVVFTPLVREDEDVDALYDALVAETERVRTVLTDATPPDLGGFVRHDERAGSRETYEEAVRTAKEHVLDGDVYQAVVSRERELTGEIDPLGLYASLREVNPSPYMFALDFGDRRLVGASPETLVSVRGDRVVANPIAGTCPRGASPVEDRRLAGELLADEKERAEHTMLVDLARNDVRVVSEQGSVRVEEFMNVLKYSHVQHIESTVTGRLADDADAFDATRASFPAGTLSGAPKVRAMELIDDLEPSPRGLYGGGVGYYSWTGDADVAIVIRSATVERAGDARDGHDTVTVRAGAGIVADSDPTSEYEETESKMRGVLAALEAIEDAPLDDPEVPR from the coding sequence GTGACCGACCCCTCGGCGGACGCCGAGGGTGGGGCCGACGCAGCCGATGCCACCGCCGCACTCGACTGCTCGCGCGAGCGGTTCCGGGAGCTCGCCGGCGACGGCGAGGCCGTCGTCCACGCGACGGCGACGCTCGACGTGGCTGTCGAACCGCTCACCGCCTACGCCGCGCTCCGGGCGGCCCGCGATGGCGACTACGGCTTCCTGCTGGAGAGCGCCGAGAAGGTCGCCTCGTCGGACCCGAACGGCGCGTTCACGCCCTCCGAGGGCCTCGCGCCCGAGTCGGAGGAGGCGACCCGCCACGCCCGCTACTCGTACGTCTGCGTCGACCCGGCGGCGGTGGCGACGGTGGGACCTGCCAGCGGCGTCGAGGTGTTCGACGACCGGTACGCCGACCTCGGACTCGACGCCGGCGTCGCGGACGCCACCGACGGCGACGCCGACTCGCTCGACGAACTCCGGGCCGTGCTCCCGGACGTACCGACGCGCGGATTCCCCGAGAGCGACCGCCAGCGACTCACGGGCGGCCTCGTCGGCTTCCTCACCTACGAGGCGGTGTACGACCTCCACCTGTCGGAGGTGGGCGTCGACCGCCCCGACACGGACACGCCGGACGCGCAGTTCGTCCTCGCCGACCGCGTGCTGGCGTTCGACCACGCGACGGACTCGCTGCAGGTCGTGTTCACGCCGCTCGTGCGCGAGGACGAGGATGTCGACGCCCTCTACGACGCCCTCGTCGCCGAGACCGAGCGCGTCCGGACGGTGCTGACCGACGCGACGCCGCCCGACCTCGGCGGCTTCGTCCGCCACGACGAGCGTGCCGGCTCCCGCGAGACGTACGAGGAGGCCGTCCGCACCGCGAAGGAGCACGTCCTCGACGGCGACGTCTACCAGGCGGTCGTCTCCCGCGAGCGCGAACTGACGGGCGAGATCGACCCGCTCGGCCTCTACGCGTCGCTGCGGGAGGTCAACCCCTCGCCGTACATGTTCGCCCTCGACTTCGGCGACCGACGACTCGTCGGCGCGAGCCCCGAGACGCTCGTCTCGGTGCGGGGCGACCGCGTCGTCGCCAACCCCATCGCCGGGACCTGCCCGCGCGGCGCCTCGCCCGTCGAGGACCGCCGTCTCGCCGGCGAACTCCTCGCCGACGAGAAGGAGCGCGCCGAACACACCATGCTCGTGGACCTCGCGCGAAACGACGTGCGGGTCGTCTCCGAGCAGGGCAGCGTCCGCGTCGAGGAGTTCATGAACGTGCTGAAGTACAGCCACGTCCAGCACATCGAGTCGACGGTGACCGGACGTCTCGCCGACGACGCTGACGCGTTCGACGCGACCCGCGCCTCGTTCCCCGCCGGAACGCTCTCGGGCGCGCCGAAGGTCCGCGCGATGGAACTCATCGACGACCTCGAACCCTCGCCTCGCGGCCTGTACGGCGGCGGCGTCGGTTACTACTCCTGGACCGGCGACGCCGACGTGGCCATCGTCATCCGGTCGGCGACGGTCGAACGCGCAGGTGACGCTCGCGACGGCCACGATACGGTCACCGTCCGCGCGGGTGCGGGTATCGTCGCCGACTCCGACCCCACCAGCGAGTACGAGGAGACCGAGTCGAAGATGCGCGGCGTGCTCGCGGCGCTGGAGGCCATCGAGGACGCTCCCCTCGACGACCCCGAGGTGCCGCGATGA
- the trpD gene encoding anthranilate phosphoribosyltransferase, translated as MMDYIERVTDGADLTQAEAREASTAVFDGATEAQIGALLAALRAKGETEAEIAGFAEGMRDAARTIDPDRTPLVDTCGTGGDDYDTINVSTTSAVVAAGAGVAVAKHGNYSVSSNSGSADVLDEVGVDIDAEPPAVERAIEERGIGFMLAPVFHPAMKAVIGPRRELGMRTLFNVLGPLTNPAGADAQVVGVYDPDLVPVLARALANLSVERALVVHGDGMDEICLHGETVAAEVRGDDIEEFTLTAADLGLDSAPVSAVAGGTPEENAADLRGIVTGDVTGPKRDIILANAGAAIYVAGEADSLADGVARARESITSGAAAEKLDALRGTTVSP; from the coding sequence ATGATGGACTACATCGAACGCGTCACGGACGGCGCGGACCTGACACAGGCGGAAGCGCGCGAGGCGTCGACGGCGGTGTTCGACGGGGCGACGGAGGCACAGATCGGGGCGCTGCTGGCGGCGCTTCGCGCCAAGGGCGAGACGGAAGCCGAGATCGCGGGGTTCGCCGAGGGGATGCGCGACGCCGCGCGGACCATCGACCCCGACCGGACGCCGCTGGTCGACACCTGCGGGACCGGCGGCGACGACTACGACACCATCAACGTCTCGACGACCAGCGCCGTCGTCGCGGCGGGCGCGGGCGTCGCCGTCGCCAAACACGGCAACTACTCCGTCTCCTCGAACTCCGGGAGCGCGGACGTCCTCGACGAGGTGGGCGTCGACATCGACGCCGAACCACCGGCCGTCGAGCGGGCCATCGAGGAACGCGGCATCGGGTTCATGCTCGCGCCCGTGTTCCACCCCGCGATGAAGGCGGTCATCGGCCCGCGGCGCGAACTCGGGATGCGGACGCTGTTCAACGTCCTCGGGCCGCTGACGAACCCTGCCGGGGCGGACGCGCAGGTCGTCGGCGTCTACGACCCCGACCTCGTCCCCGTCCTCGCCCGCGCGCTGGCGAACCTCTCGGTCGAGCGCGCACTCGTCGTTCACGGCGACGGTATGGACGAGATCTGCCTCCACGGCGAGACGGTCGCCGCCGAGGTCCGCGGGGACGACATCGAGGAGTTCACGCTCACAGCCGCCGACCTCGGCCTCGACAGCGCCCCCGTCTCGGCCGTCGCGGGCGGCACGCCCGAGGAGAACGCCGCCGACCTCCGCGGCATCGTCACCGGCGATGTGACGGGGCCGAAGCGGGACATCATCCTCGCGAACGCGGGGGCCGCTATCTACGTGGCGGGTGAGGCCGACTCGCTGGCCGACGGCGTGGCGCGTGCCCGCGAGTCCATCACGTCTGGCGCGGCCGCCGAGAAACTCGACGCCCTGCGTGGCACGACGGTCTCCCCGTGA
- a CDS encoding trypco2 family protein gives MSATKASADGLEDDLPLKEFIRAVQAELIESESEREESNIPPLFKVDSLEIEASVVASKRVEGKGGIDIQVVSLGGGGHVEEQSVQKIKLTLSTVEAEDIERYEQRLEEMQQEAQTTGGGGMLVNDAIVNGLLPAPTPEP, from the coding sequence ATGTCTGCAACGAAAGCATCAGCCGACGGATTAGAAGACGATCTCCCCCTGAAAGAGTTCATTCGTGCGGTGCAGGCGGAGCTAATCGAGTCGGAGAGCGAGCGCGAGGAATCTAACATCCCACCCCTGTTCAAGGTCGATTCGCTGGAGATCGAGGCGTCCGTGGTCGCCTCGAAGCGAGTCGAAGGGAAGGGTGGCATCGACATCCAGGTCGTGTCACTCGGCGGTGGGGGTCACGTCGAGGAGCAGTCTGTCCAGAAGATCAAACTCACGCTCTCCACCGTAGAGGCGGAGGATATCGAGCGGTACGAGCAGCGACTGGAGGAGATGCAGCAGGAAGCGCAGACGACTGGAGGAGGCGGAATGCTGGTCAACGACGCGATCGTCAACGGGTTGCTCCCGGCACCCACGCCCGAGCCCTGA
- the trpG gene encoding anthranilate synthase component II has product MSVPRTRTTDRSRVLFVDNFDSFTYNLVEYVGDYADTEVVRNTASLDDVRAYDPDAVVVSPGPGHPENDRDVGVTMDVLREVSPEVPTLGVCLGLEAAVYAYGGTVGRAPDPVHGKAHAVDHDGEGVFAGLPSPLRGGRYHSLVATEVPDCFDVTARTDDGLVMGVRHREFPIECVQFHPESVLTERGHDVIANFLRLATA; this is encoded by the coding sequence ATGAGCGTCCCGCGGACCCGGACGACCGACCGCTCGCGCGTGCTGTTCGTGGACAACTTCGACTCGTTCACCTACAACCTCGTCGAGTACGTCGGTGACTACGCGGACACCGAGGTCGTGCGCAACACCGCGTCGCTCGACGACGTGCGCGCGTACGACCCGGACGCCGTCGTCGTCTCGCCGGGGCCGGGCCACCCCGAGAACGACCGCGACGTGGGTGTGACGATGGACGTCCTCCGCGAGGTCAGTCCCGAGGTACCGACGCTCGGCGTCTGTCTCGGCCTCGAAGCGGCCGTCTACGCCTACGGCGGGACGGTCGGCCGCGCGCCCGACCCGGTCCACGGGAAGGCCCACGCCGTCGACCACGACGGCGAGGGCGTGTTCGCGGGACTCCCGTCGCCCCTGCGCGGTGGCCGGTACCACTCGCTCGTGGCGACCGAGGTGCCCGACTGCTTCGACGTTACCGCACGCACCGACGACGGCCTCGTGATGGGCGTCCGCCACCGCGAGTTCCCCATCGAGTGCGTCCAGTTCCACCCCGAGAGCGTGCTCACCGAGCGGGGACACGACGTGATAGCGAACTTCCTGCGACTGGCGACGGCGTAA
- a CDS encoding CBS domain-containing protein, translating into MDIADIAAEEFVEVDANQRLSKVRSIFEHENPKGVIVTDDGDYSGIITQQQLLQSHIEDDTKAAAMVKSAPKIERTADVREVARMLVEGDTKVAPVFEAGDLWGIVDADAILHAVIDNLDVLTVDQIYTDNVVSIDEDTHIGRVINLLRENSVSRLPVVNEDGQLTGMVTTHDIVDVAVRNMDKATQGDRAGDIERILDLPVYDEMSSPVITTDLEDSVKEAVELMFEHDVAGLVVTPEYDDSLVAGILTKTDVLRALTYTEEEHMDVQITNIDVLDTLTRDNIRQSIEQVAEKYQEMSVQHAHVRFHQHREKLRGTPLIQCQIRLRTTHGQVAGSGEGYGAESAFRVALDKLERNVIEMKGMRSDEEYKGQLLRKLNEL; encoded by the coding sequence ATGGACATCGCAGACATCGCGGCCGAGGAGTTCGTCGAGGTGGACGCCAACCAGCGACTCTCGAAGGTCCGTTCCATCTTCGAGCACGAGAACCCGAAGGGCGTCATCGTCACCGACGACGGCGACTACTCGGGCATCATCACCCAGCAGCAGTTGCTCCAGTCACACATCGAGGACGACACCAAGGCCGCCGCGATGGTGAAGTCCGCCCCCAAGATCGAGCGGACGGCCGACGTCCGCGAGGTCGCCCGGATGCTCGTCGAGGGCGACACGAAGGTCGCTCCCGTGTTCGAGGCGGGCGACCTGTGGGGCATCGTCGACGCCGACGCCATCCTGCACGCCGTCATCGACAACCTCGACGTGCTGACGGTCGATCAGATATACACCGACAACGTCGTCAGCATCGACGAGGACACGCACATCGGTCGGGTCATCAACCTCCTGCGCGAGAACAGCGTCTCCCGACTGCCGGTCGTCAACGAGGACGGCCAGCTGACCGGGATGGTCACCACCCACGACATCGTGGACGTGGCGGTCCGGAACATGGACAAGGCGACGCAGGGCGACCGCGCGGGCGACATCGAGCGCATCCTCGACCTGCCCGTCTACGACGAGATGTCCAGCCCCGTCATCACGACGGACCTCGAAGACAGCGTGAAGGAGGCCGTCGAACTCATGTTCGAGCACGACGTCGCCGGCCTCGTCGTCACGCCCGAGTACGACGACTCGCTGGTCGCGGGCATCCTCACGAAGACCGACGTGCTCCGCGCGCTCACCTACACCGAGGAGGAGCACATGGACGTCCAGATAACCAACATCGACGTGCTCGACACGCTCACGCGGGACAACATCCGCCAGAGCATCGAGCAGGTCGCCGAGAAGTACCAGGAGATGAGCGTCCAGCACGCCCACGTGCGCTTCCACCAGCACCGCGAGAAACTCCGCGGCACGCCGCTCATCCAGTGTCAGATCCGCCTCCGGACGACCCACGGCCAGGTCGCCGGGAGCGGCGAGGGGTACGGCGCTGAGTCGGCGTTCCGCGTCGCCCTCGACAAGCTCGAACGCAACGTCATCGAGATGAAGGGGATGCGCAGCGACGAGGAGTACAAGGGCCAGCTCCTCCGGAAGCTGAACGAACTCTGA
- a CDS encoding DUF7344 domain-containing protein, with protein MGRYEPDVLPKSVAYDLVAVKRRRIVVSVLLDLADEVPLVDLATQVAAREDGVAESAVTEETHRAVAVSLRHHHLPTLDDASVVEFDSERNTVVSNDSLDDLEPLV; from the coding sequence ATGGGGAGATACGAACCGGACGTGCTGCCGAAGAGCGTCGCGTACGACCTCGTCGCCGTGAAACGTCGGCGGATCGTGGTCTCGGTCCTGCTCGACCTCGCCGACGAGGTGCCTCTCGTCGACCTCGCTACGCAGGTAGCGGCCCGAGAAGACGGCGTCGCCGAGTCCGCGGTCACCGAAGAGACGCATCGGGCCGTCGCCGTCTCGCTCAGACACCACCACCTCCCGACGCTCGACGACGCCTCCGTCGTCGAGTTCGACTCCGAACGGAACACCGTCGTGTCGAACGACTCGCTCGACGACCTCGAACCGCTCGTCTGA